The proteins below are encoded in one region of Syntrophotalea carbinolica DSM 2380:
- a CDS encoding MBL fold metallo-hydrolase — MKRIIFHILVTGVIVLMASTLLNNCSGSAHPRSSLSLDRDLKKPVKVTKGGRLEHARILWDFFFNKPADTRPSGKIPVQAMTKEQLLAAPNNTVYRLGHSTVLMKLHDAFWITDPMFSDRASPIQWAGPQRFHNPPISIEDLPPIKAVIISHDHYDHLDHDSIMKLTGKAEYFLTPLGVGDILMGWGVPASKVRQLDWWQGTEVDGVRFVATPAQHFSGRGLFNKNRTQWASWVIMAGDRRVFFSGDSGYFDGFKKIGEKYGPFDLTLLETGAYDANWPEVHMHPEETIRAHIDLRGKKLLPIHNGTFDLSMHSWRDPFDRITALGKIQRIPIITPEMGEQVSMQNPGSWHTWWAYVDREKEPGQVHVQGKQVQDLPGKSYL; from the coding sequence ATGAAACGAATCATATTCCACATCCTGGTAACGGGAGTTATTGTCCTTATGGCATCCACGCTGCTCAATAACTGTAGCGGTTCCGCCCACCCCCGATCATCTCTGTCGCTGGACAGGGATCTGAAAAAGCCCGTAAAGGTTACAAAGGGTGGACGGCTGGAGCATGCTCGCATCCTGTGGGATTTCTTTTTCAATAAACCTGCGGATACACGTCCCTCGGGAAAAATCCCTGTGCAGGCAATGACAAAAGAGCAGTTGTTGGCTGCCCCGAACAATACGGTGTATCGCCTTGGACACTCAACTGTTCTTATGAAGCTGCATGACGCTTTCTGGATAACCGACCCCATGTTCTCCGATCGCGCTTCTCCTATCCAGTGGGCAGGGCCACAACGGTTTCACAATCCCCCGATAAGCATTGAAGACCTGCCACCGATCAAGGCGGTCATCATCTCTCACGACCATTACGATCACCTGGATCATGACTCAATCATGAAGCTGACCGGAAAGGCAGAGTATTTTCTGACGCCGCTCGGGGTGGGAGATATTCTTATGGGATGGGGGGTGCCGGCATCCAAGGTGAGGCAACTGGATTGGTGGCAGGGCACTGAGGTTGACGGTGTCCGTTTTGTTGCTACGCCTGCGCAACACTTTTCCGGTCGTGGTCTATTCAACAAGAATCGGACTCAATGGGCTTCATGGGTCATCATGGCCGGCGACCGCCGCGTGTTTTTCAGCGGAGATTCAGGCTATTTCGATGGCTTCAAAAAAATCGGCGAAAAATACGGTCCCTTTGATCTGACCTTGTTGGAAACAGGTGCCTACGATGCAAATTGGCCAGAGGTTCATATGCATCCGGAAGAAACCATCCGGGCTCATATCGATCTGCGAGGTAAAAAACTGCTTCCTATTCATAACGGCACTTTTGATTTGTCCATGCACTCCTGGCGCGATCCCTTTGACAGGATAACCGCTCTCGGGAAGATTCAGCGCATACCGATCATTACGCCCGAAATGGGTGAACAGGTCAGTATGCAAAACCCGGGGAGCTGGCATACGTGGTGGGCCTATGTGGATAGAGAGAAAGAGCCTGGCCAGGTACATGTGCAAGGCAAGCAGGTGCAGGACCTCCCCGGAAAGAGCTACTTATGA
- a CDS encoding aldo/keto reductase, with translation MQKRKLGNNGLEVSALGLGCMGMSFSYGPPKDRQEMIALLRAAVERGITFFDTAEIYGPFINEELVGEALAPIRDQVVIATKFGFNTEFDPRVPKEGVSMLNSRPENIRKVAEASLKRLKTDVIDLFYQHRVDPDVPIEDVAGTVKDLIREGKVKHFGLSEPGVQTIRRAHAVQTVTAVQSEYSLWTRTPEKEVIPTLEELGIGLVPYSPLGKGFLAGKFDENATFKSDDFRSTLPRFTPEALKANRALVDLLGAIAEKKKATPAQIALAWLLAQKSWIVPIPGTTKLHRLDENIGAVSVELTADDLRDIDTAASNISVQGARYPEKLEKMTGI, from the coding sequence ATGCAAAAACGAAAATTGGGAAATAACGGCCTGGAAGTTTCGGCCCTGGGTCTTGGCTGCATGGGGATGAGCTTCTCCTACGGCCCGCCGAAAGATCGGCAGGAGATGATCGCGCTGTTGCGTGCTGCTGTCGAGCGCGGCATTACCTTTTTCGATACGGCGGAAATCTACGGACCGTTCATCAACGAGGAACTTGTGGGCGAGGCGCTCGCTCCAATACGGGATCAAGTGGTGATAGCCACCAAATTCGGCTTCAATACGGAATTTGATCCCCGTGTTCCCAAAGAGGGCGTATCGATGCTCAACAGCCGCCCCGAAAACATCAGGAAAGTCGCCGAAGCATCGCTCAAACGACTAAAGACCGATGTGATCGACCTGTTCTACCAGCATCGGGTCGACCCGGACGTTCCGATCGAAGACGTAGCCGGCACGGTGAAGGACCTGATCCGGGAAGGCAAAGTCAAACATTTTGGCCTTTCGGAACCGGGCGTGCAGACGATCCGTCGCGCCCATGCCGTCCAGACCGTGACGGCGGTGCAGAGCGAATATTCGCTGTGGACGCGAACGCCCGAGAAGGAAGTGATACCGACCCTCGAGGAACTCGGTATCGGCCTGGTCCCCTACAGCCCGCTGGGCAAGGGCTTCCTTGCCGGTAAGTTCGATGAAAACGCGACCTTCAAAAGCGATGATTTCCGCAGCACCTTACCGCGCTTCACGCCGGAAGCCCTGAAGGCTAACCGGGCACTGGTCGATCTGCTCGGCGCTATTGCAGAGAAGAAGAAGGCCACACCCGCTCAGATCGCGCTTGCCTGGCTGTTGGCCCAGAAATCGTGGATCGTTCCCATTCCGGGCACGACCAAACTGCACCGCCTGGACGAAAATATCGGGGCGGTCTCGGTCGAGCTCACGGCCGACGATCTCAGGGACATCGATACGGCTGCCTCCAATATCTCCGTGCAGGGGGCCCGCTATCCGGAAAAGCTGGAGAAGATGACCGGTATTTAA
- a CDS encoding efflux RND transporter periplasmic adaptor subunit, whose translation MRGLLVTLILLLPLMLGACGKESEKASASPAPPEVDIARPLMHSITEWDEYIGRFEAVEQVNVRTRVTGYLVKKKFKDGQIVKKGDVLFVIDPRPFKYAMQRVEAQYALAQKEYRRAEELRKTRAISQEDFDRRLQELKVAKAALNDARLDVEFTEVTAPIDGKISDGFVDIGNLVRENETILTRIVSVDPIHFTFDASQGELLKNLRHDRIEKWTGADARPKPIFIKLQDEDRYLHEGQMDFVDNRVDPGTGTIQARALVENRDALLYPGMFGRARLTSRGEYQAVLLPEKAINTDQDKKFVYVVDSANKAGRTYVTPGPVLDNGFVVIRDGLIGDELVVVNGVQRIRRADQIITPVETKLAWIAPGTMPGRNTVPDLLEIADSQAQPTLAAGDAIAQAD comes from the coding sequence ATGAGAGGGTTGCTTGTAACTCTCATCCTCCTCTTGCCTCTCATGCTTGGAGCATGCGGAAAAGAATCGGAAAAGGCGTCAGCGTCTCCTGCGCCGCCCGAGGTGGATATTGCCAGACCGCTAATGCACAGCATCACCGAATGGGACGAATACATCGGACGCTTTGAAGCCGTGGAGCAAGTCAACGTGCGCACCCGGGTGACCGGCTATCTGGTGAAAAAGAAATTCAAAGATGGCCAGATCGTAAAAAAAGGCGATGTGCTGTTTGTCATCGACCCGCGGCCTTTTAAATACGCCATGCAGCGCGTCGAAGCACAGTACGCGTTGGCGCAAAAAGAATACCGGCGGGCCGAAGAGTTGCGCAAAACCCGGGCCATTTCCCAGGAAGATTTCGACCGGCGCCTGCAGGAGTTGAAAGTTGCGAAGGCAGCACTGAACGACGCCAGGCTCGATGTGGAATTTACCGAGGTTACCGCTCCGATCGATGGAAAAATCAGTGACGGTTTTGTCGATATCGGCAACCTTGTCCGGGAAAATGAAACGATCCTGACCCGGATCGTCTCGGTCGATCCGATTCATTTCACCTTCGATGCCTCCCAGGGAGAATTGTTAAAGAACCTTCGACACGACCGGATCGAAAAGTGGACGGGCGCCGATGCCAGGCCCAAGCCGATTTTCATCAAGCTGCAGGATGAAGACCGTTACCTTCATGAGGGGCAGATGGATTTTGTCGATAACAGGGTGGATCCCGGCACGGGAACCATTCAGGCCCGTGCCCTGGTTGAAAACAGGGATGCGCTCCTGTATCCGGGGATGTTCGGTCGGGCTCGTTTGACCAGCAGAGGGGAGTATCAGGCGGTTCTGCTGCCGGAAAAAGCCATCAATACCGACCAGGACAAGAAGTTCGTTTATGTCGTCGACAGTGCAAACAAGGCAGGCCGAACCTACGTCACCCCCGGTCCTGTTCTCGACAATGGCTTTGTTGTTATCCGGGACGGATTGATCGGTGATGAACTGGTGGTCGTAAATGGCGTACAGCGTATCCGCCGGGCCGACCAGATCATTACACCCGTTGAAACGAAACTGGCGTGGATTGCTCCGGGAACCATGCCGGGCCGCAACACGGTCCCCGATCTGCTGGAGATAGCCGACAGCCAGGCCCAGCCGACACTTGCGGCCGGCGATGCCATAGCGCAGGCGGATTAA